In a single window of the Papaver somniferum cultivar HN1 chromosome 8, ASM357369v1, whole genome shotgun sequence genome:
- the LOC113304550 gene encoding receptor-like serine/threonine-protein kinase At2g45590 gives MPSRQLSQTPTPPFFVPPEEQVVLPSTATTAAEATLNNQTPTLVPPPHHHKFPLAAVLITIAMVFTLLTFLAILYRKLSRKRTVPTTDLNPKPQRYSYSVLRRATGTFAASNRLGQGGFGPVYKGVLTNGQEIAVKLMDSIGSLQGEREFQNELTLAGKIDSQYVVNLIGFSSDTKRRRMLLVYELMINRSLQDALLDRKCIELMEWKKRFCIAVDIAKGLEFLHYQCDPVIIHGDIKPSNILLDSDFNAKIADFGLARSKIDDAYGGGGGGGGDLVSGVSGVSGIEIEEEVEEERKVCNSELKKKKIEGGGGSEILTDNGSIIDGTESVLTGYEEGGFVEASPESCVIRVTDGVDAATSENVIVLSPEAVAATEEASPPSEIMGTSISEGNFDRLSMDSRKDLVDDGNRKSSTRKKSGTGKDWWWKQDGGCGSESGVKDYVMEWIGTEIKKERPKSEWVTTIGEDMCKANCKPDKKKQHRRLEWWALLDEDKVKKKEKTRPAREWWREEFCEELSKKKKKRDLKSTSSGAGGGDNWWQRDEDMNVDVKKKKKRNWIRGSRGSVDWWLDGLSGEIKSFGRNSRDWVSGEIPKSGGISSTPSMRGTVCYIAPEYGGGGQLSEKCDVYSYGVLLLVLVSGRRPLQVTASPMSEFERANLISWARHLAHSGKLQELFDPAIQSLDREQALLCVTVALLCLQRSPSKRPNIREVVGMLTGESEAPHLPFEFSPSPPSGFPFKLRKKPR, from the coding sequence ATGCCATCACGACAACTATCACAAACACCAACACCACCGTTCTTTGTACCGCCGGAGGAACAGGTAGTATTACCATCAACAGCCACAACAGCAGCAGAAGCAACGTTAAACAACCAAACACCAACACTtgttcctcctcctcatcatcataagtTTCCATTGGCAGCAGTGTTGATTACAATCGCGATGGTATTTACATTATTAACATTTTTAGCGATTTTATACCGGAAATTATCTCGTAAAAGAACAGTCCCAACaacagatctaaaccctaaaccaCAGCGGTATTCGTACTCTGTACTTCGTCGTGCTACTGGAACATTTGCGGCTTCGAATCGGTTAGGTCAAGGTGGATTTGGTCCAGTGTATAAGGGTGTGTTAACTAATGGTCAAGAAATTGCTGTGAAATTGATGGATTCGATTGGTTCGTTACAAGGAGAAAGAGAATTTCAAAATGAATTAACATTAGCTGGTAAAATTGATTCGCAATATGTTGTTAATTTGATTGGATTTTCTAGTGATACGAAACGGAGGAGAATGTTGTTAGTTTATGAATTGATGATTAATAGGAGTTTACAAGATGCATTACTTGATAGGAAATGTATTGAATTGATGGAATGGAAAAAGAGGTTTTGTATTGCTGTTGATATTGCTAAAGGACTTGAGTTTCTTCATTATCAATGTGATCCTGTTATTATTCATGGTGATATTAAACCTAGTAATATTCTTCTTGATAGTGATTTTAATGCAAAGATTGCTGATTTTGGTCTTGCTAGATCTAAGATTGATGATgcttatggtggtggtggtggtggaggaggggATTTGGTTTCTGGTGTTTCAGGGGTTTCAGGGattgaaattgaagaagaagtagaagaagagagaaaagttTGTAATAGTGaattgaaaaagaagaaaattgaagGAGGAGGAGGATCGGAGATTTTAACTGATAATGGATCTATTATTGATGGAACTGAGAGTGTTTTGACTGGTTATGAAGAAGGAGGTTTTGTGGAAGCATCACCGGAGAGTTGTGTTATTAGAGTTACGGATGGTGTGGACGCTGCAACTTCTGAAAATGTGATTGTTTTGTCGCCAGAAGCAGTtgcagcaacagaagaagcatCGCCCCCTTCGGAGATTATGGGGACGAGTATATCAGAAGGGAATTTCGATAGGCTTAGTATGGATAGTAGGAAAGATTTGGTTGATGATGGGAATAGGAAAAGTAGTACTAGGAAGAAGAGTGGTACAGGGAAAGATTGGTGGTGGAAACAAGATGGTGGGTGTGGATCGGAGTCTGGTGTGAAAGATTATGTAATGGAATGGATAGGAACTGAAATTAAGAAAGAAAGACCTAAAAGCGAGTGGGTTACTACCATAGGTGAAGATATGTGTAAAGCAAATTGTAAACCGGATAAAAAGAAACAGCATAGACGTCTTGAATGGTGGGCGTTGCTAGATGAAGATAAggtaaagaagaaggagaaaactaGACCTGCTAGAGAGTGGTGGAGGGAAGAATTTTGTGAGGAACTtagtaagaaaaagaagaaaagggactTGAAGTCTACTAGTAGTGGTGCAGGAGGAGGAGATAATTGGTGGCAGAGAGATGAAGATATGAATGTTGatgttaaaaagaagaagaaaaggaattggATTAGAGGTAGTAGAGGAAGTGTTGATTGGTGGTTAGATGGATTGAGCGGGGAAATTAAATCTTTTGGAAGAAATAGTCGAGATTGGGTAAGCGGAGAAATCCCTAAAAGTGGCGGAATCAGTAGTACTCCAAGTATGAGAGGCACAGTATGTTACATTGCTCCTGAATATGGTGGTGGTGGACAACTCTCTGAGAAATGTGATGTTTATAGCTATGGAGTTCTTTTATTAGTTCTTGTTTCTGGTCGTCGGCCATTGCAAGTCACGGCTTCACCAATGTCAGAATTCGAACGCGCGAATCTCATTTCATGGGCTCGTCATCTTGCCCATAGTGGGAAGCTTCAGGAACTCTTTGATCCAGCTATTCAGTCGTTAGATCGAGAACAGGCTCTTCTTTGTGTCACTGTTGCACTTCTCTGTTTGCAGCGATCACCCTCTAAACGGCCCAATATTAGAGAAGTTGTTGGGATGCTTACGGGTGAATCAGAGGCTCCTCACTTGCCCTTCGAGTTTTCGCCCTCACCGCCTTCTGGTTTCCCATTCAAGTTGCGAAAGAAACCTAGGTGA
- the LOC113306954 gene encoding transcription factor bHLH118-like, with protein sequence MNYRDLCPLQRSNEISRSCEQQQQQNDTTNQEHIVPKIQPFSIDNFNPIFNMDHPASNSSANNTPKKNDRSQRADETKKKMVVRRDVERQRRQEMTNLYALLRSLLPLEYIKGKRSISDHMNEATKYIINLQKMIEEMKDKRDGLNRLSINNSKSMSVIARVINSFSQPDFVTVRPCVSGLEVVISSDGLLLPLSRVLRVLLEDGVLTVVGCVTTRVNEKSLHTIQIKVSDLTRINTTELQQKLIDLV encoded by the exons ATGAATTATAGAGATTTATGCCCTTTACAACGAAGCAATGAGATCTCAAGATCTtgtgaacaacaacaacaacaaaatgatACAACGAATCAAGAGCATATTGTCCCCAAAATTCAACCTTTTAGCATTGATAATTTTAACCCTATCTTTAATATGGACCACCCTGCTAGCAACTCATCAGCTAATAATACGCCCAAGAAAAATGATCGAAGTCAAAGAGCTGATGAAactaagaagaaaatggttgtaaGAAGAGATGTTGAGAGGCAAAGAAGGCAAGAAATGACGAATCTTTATGCGTTGCTTCGATCGCTTCTACCTCTTGAATATATCAAG GGAAAGAGATCAATATCTGACCATATGAATGAAGCAACTAAGTACATAATTAATTTACAAAAAATGATTGAAGAAATGAAAGATAAGAGAGATGGACTGAACAGATTATCTATCAACAATTCCAAATCTATGTCTGTTATTGCTAGAGTAATAAACAGCTTTTCACAGCCGGATTTTGTTACGGTGCGGCCGTGTGTTTCAGGTTTGGAAGTTGTAATTAGTAGTGATGGGTTATTACTTCCGCTTTCAAGAGTTCTTCGAGTACTACTCGAAGATGGAGTACTTACAGTTGTTGGTTGTGTTACAACTAGGGTAAATGAGAAATCACTACACACAATTCAGATTAAG GTAAGCGATCTTACACGAATCAATACAACTGAACTGCAACAAAAGCTTATTGATTTGGTTTAG